In Humulus lupulus chromosome 7, drHumLupu1.1, whole genome shotgun sequence, the following are encoded in one genomic region:
- the LOC133791852 gene encoding uncharacterized protein LOC133791852 — protein sequence MGEELVVLKSELDRLWSQVGQLEEEKKETFDVIEEEKARLTKEFKTKKDTSTDMAMYIIWSMNLDIDASFLVDKEEAFLEKWGCKVYGHTERMCTKKPVEVWREKTRVRKEEDSQIPVNLSKVAETTETVPTATGPAGAGSGNAVSEAPSGSQLEVDKTIDNSKSVPDLPVVNQARTPVEGGSSDWVTPKRIGGNKRAINKTKNTLKNSYSALQDKVVEVANLGLKSTSALLETKLWGDKIKKMMQSFFSGWEFSSGSASEGRLLLIWQPNLVSVDVLKETDQLLHVFVRSLKANKSFCVTFVYGRNSIEERVALWKDLSNLSYPVAAWLIAGDFNAAFESEHRVGGRAISSLELADAQNWRALGLVDELRARGSHFTWTNKQMNEGRIFSRLDRVFKNEDWLDIFPHSEAVFNWELHSDHCYCIIKPDIAVNYGVKLFRFFNIWAKHDQFKSTVMQSWCRPMRGTGLVRLCNKLRRLQLVLQRFNRHIMGDVAHNFFEAKEKYQVAQVSLQGDPHSLRLQKIEADAVNESGQSIENFDAVFDHFVNHFTKIMGSKSMASSTIQKSCFELGHQLTLDQQVSLVKPFSTKEVKEAFFGINSIKSPGPDGFGSGFFKALWSELETEISAAVLDFFEYGVLSEEINKATISLVPKIETPSRAADYRPIACCTSIYKCISKMLCSRLALVLPSLVNQNQGAFVKNRLLAHNILILQDIIKGYKRKNISPRCVFKIDLSKAYDMLDWNFLEDILIEFRFPAKFIKWVMDCLKDPTYLLLMNGKVQGEFRGRKGLRQGDPISPLLFVLAMEYCTRLFQQASMNKGYRFHPKCKHLKIVNLCFADDLVIFCKGVHNSVQIIKESFSDFCCASGLTANKDKSQVYFGGVAEDEAQNLLEGLHFTEGHFPLKYLGVPLRTTRWKAGDCSRIIKKIQSKLHTWASRHLSLVGRVQLINSVLLSIRTFWMSIFILPKSVTKEVDRLCRNFLWGVKDGNFQRSKLHFTAWDQVCLPKCMGGLGFKDSNTWNLVLLAKYVWEVSSKHDILWVKWVDSIYLKGHNFWHYRVPQDVSWYWKRLLKLIDIFPGCRLDEAVHLGKLSLKLLYHRLINKDRVVYANVVWNSLTVPKHRFILW from the exons ATGGGTGAGGAGTTAGTTGTCTTA AAATCAGAGCTCGATCGCCTTTGGAGCCAAGTTGGCCAGCTTGAAGAGGAGAAAAAGGAAACTTTCGATGTGATTGAGGAAGAAAAGGCCCGACTCACAAAGGAGTTCAAAACCAAAAAGGACACTTCAaccgacatggccatgtacataATATGGTCCATGAATCTTGACATTGATGCTTCCTTTCTAGTTGACAAGGAGGAAGCTTTCTTGGAAAAATG GGGCTGTAAAGTCTATGGTCACACTGAAAGAATGTGTACCAAGAAGCCAGTGGAGGTCTGGAGGGAAAAAACCAGAGTTAGGAAGGAGGAGGACAGTCAAATCCCTGTGAATCTGTCGAAAGTTGCAGAGACAACTGAGACAGTGCCTACTGCTACTGGGCCTGCTGGTGCAGGTTCTGGGAATGCGGTTTCTGAGGCACCTTCTGGGAGTCAATTGGAAGTGGACAAGACTATAGATAACTCAAAATCTGTCCCTGATCTGCCTGTTGTAAACCAGGCTCGAACACCAGTTGAGGGAGGCAGTTCGGACTGGGTTACCCCAAAACGAATTGGTGGGAATAAGAGGGCCATCAATAAGACCAAGAACACTTTGAAGAATTCCTATAGTGCTTTGCAAGATAAGGTAGTGGAGGTAGCAAATTTGGGATTAAAATCAACAA GTGCCTTATTGGAGACCAAACTTTGGGGTGATAAGATTAAGAAGATGATGCAGTCTTTTTTTAGTGGTTGGGAATTTTCTTCTGGTTCAGCTTCTGAAGGCAGATTACTGCTTATTTGGCAGCCTAATTTGGTGTCTGTTGATGTTCTGAAAGAAACAGACCAATTACTTCATGTTTTTGTCAGGAGCTTGAAAGCTAATAAATCGTTTTGTGTGACATTTGTTTATGGTAGGAATTCTATTGAGGAAAGAGTGGCCCTTTGGAAAGATTTGTCTAATCTTAGTTATCCAGTTGCTGCCTGGCTCATAGCTGGAGACTTTAATGCTGCTTTTGAGAGTGAGCACAGAGTGGGTGGTCGTGCGATATCTTCCCTTGAGTTGGCTGATGCTCAAAATTGGAGGGCTTTGGGGTTAGTTGACGAGTTACGTGCTAGAGGGTCTCATTTTACTTGGACGAATAAACAGATGAATGAAGGCAGAATTTTCTCAAGATTGGATAGAGTTTTCAAGAATGAAGATTGGTTGGACATTTTCCCTCATTCTGAGGCTGTCTTCAACTGGGAGCTTCACTCTGACCACTGCTACTGTATTATTAAACCAGATATTGCTGTTAACTATGGTGTTAAGCTCTTTAGGTTCTTCAATATTTGGGCTAAACATGATCAATTTAAATCCACTGTCATGCAGAGCTGGTGTAGGCCTATGCGAGGGACTGGTCTAGTTCGCCTTTGTAATAAGCTGCGTAGACTTCAgctggtgcttcaacggttcaACAGGCATATAATGGGTGATGTTGCCCATAATTTTTTTGAGGCTAAAGAGAAGTATCAAGTTGCCCAGGTCTCTCTGCAGGGTGATCCGCATTCGCTAAGACTTCAAAAAATCGAAGCTGATGCTG TTAATGAATCCGGTCAGAGTATTGAGAATTTTGATGCTGTATTTGATCATTTTGTGAATCATTTCACGAAAATTATGGGAAGCAAGAGCATGGCCTCTAGCACTATTCAGAAGTCCTGTTTTGAGCTTGGCCACCAGCTGACCTTGGATCAGCAAGTTAGCTTAGTTAAGCCTTTTTCTACTAAGGAAGTTAAAGAAGCTTTTTTCGGCATTAACTCGATTAAAAGTCCGGGGCCGGATGGGTTTGGCTCGGGCTTTTTTAAAGCCCTTTGGAGCGAGTTAGAGACTGAAATCTCAGCAGCTGTTCTGGACTTCTTTGAGTATGGTGTGTTGTCAGAGGAAATCAACAAAGCTACTATTTCCTTAGTCCCTAAAATTGAGACTCCCTCCCGCGCAGCGGATTATCGTCCTATTGCTTGCTGTACTTCTATTTACAAGTGCATTTCTAAGATGCTTTGTAGTAGATTGGCTTTGGTGCTTCCTAGTCTTGTTAACCAAAACCAAGGAGCCTTTGTTAAAAACAGATTATTGGCTCATAATATCCTTATTCTTCAAGATATTATAAAAGGCTATAAGAGGAAAAACATTTCCCCTAGGTGTGTTTTCAAGATTGATTTGAGCAAAGCCTATGATATGTTAGATTGGAACTTCTTAGAGGATATTCTCATTGAGTTTCGGTTTCCGGCTAAATTCATCAAATGGGTCATGGATTGCTTGAAGGATCCAACCTATCTTCTCCTTATGAATGGAAAGGTTCAAGGGGAATTTAGAGGTCGGAAGGGGCTTAGACAAGGGGACCCTATCTCTCCGTTATTATTTGTCTTAGCCATGGAGTACTGTACCCGCTTATTTCAGCAAGCATCAATGAACAAGGGGTACCGGTTTCATCCTAAGTGCAAACACCTCAAGATCGTCAATCTTTGCTTCGCAGATGACTTGGTTATTTTTTGCAAGGGAGTTCACAATTCAGTTCAGATTATTaaggaaagtttcagtgattTCTGTTGTGCTTCTGGTTTGACTGCTAACAAGGATAAATCCCAGGTTTACTTTGGTGGTGTGGCTGAAGATGAGGCTCAAAATTTGCTTGAGGGGCTCCATTTCACTGAAGGTCATTTTCCCCTAAAATACTTGGGAGTGCCTCTTCGAACAACAAGATGGAAAGCTGGTGACTGTTCTCGTATTATCAAAAAGATTCAGTCCAAATTACATACTTGGGCGAGTCGGCACCTTTCTTTGGTGGGGAGGGTGCAACTGATCAATTCAGTGCTTTTGAGTATAAGAACTTTTTGGATGAGCATTTTTATCCTTCCTAAGAGTGTTACCAAGGAGGTTGATCGGTTATGTAGGAACTTCCTTTGGGGAGTTAAGGATGGTAATTTTCAGCGGAGTAAATTGCATTTTACTGCCTGGGATCAGGTTTGTTTGCCTAAGTGTATGGGTGGTCTTGGCTTCAAGGATAGTAATACTTGGAACTTAGTGCTTCTGGCCAAATATGTTTGGGAAGTTTCTTCTAAGCATGATATTTTGTGGGTCAAGTGGGTGGATTCTATCTACTTAAAGGGGCATAATTTCTGGCATTATAGAGTCCCTCAAGATGTGAGCTGGTATTGGAAGAGATTATTAAAACTTATAGATATTTTCCCTGGTTGCAGACTTGATGAGGCAGTCCATCTCGGCAAGCTTAGCCTGAAACTTTTGTACCACAGGCTCATCAACAAAGACAGAGTTGTCTATGCGAATGTGGTGTGGAACTCCTTGACGGTGCCTAAGCACAGGTTCATTTTATGGTAG